The Syngnathus typhle isolate RoL2023-S1 ecotype Sweden linkage group LG16, RoL_Styp_1.0, whole genome shotgun sequence genome includes a region encoding these proteins:
- the jmjd7 gene encoding bifunctional peptidase and (3S)-lysyl hydroxylase JMJD7 isoform X1, which translates to MVDMDAVKERLAHFALEAHAGFNVADLYLNKSVPYVDGPPEPLHFYRQWIAPNKPCIIRNAFSHWPALSRWTPAYLREKVGSKVISVAVTPNGYADAIKDNRFVTPEERRMCFSSVLDIIQGKVKERGVFYIQKQCSNLLEELPELTADMEAHIGWMSTAMGKSPDAVNFWLGEADAITSLHKDPYENIYCVISGQKDFILLPPTDRPFVPYGLYQPAVYRQKEDGDFEVVDQSDGEKVRSGAGWLGGSRNLSDTLARRCGQLPWIPVDPLDPDLERYPSYARAQPLHCSVKAGEMLYLPSLWFHHVRQSHGCIAVNFWYDMDFDIKYNYFSLLDDITTITSQH; encoded by the exons ATGGTTGACATGGACGCCGTGAAGGAACGACTAGCTCATTTCGCATTAGAAGCTCACG CTGGATTTAACGTTGCAGATTTGTATTTGAACAAATCGGTGCCGTATGTTGACGGCCCACCCGAGCCGCTTCACTTTTACCGCCAATGGATTGCTCCCAACAAGCCGTGCATTATACGAAACGCCTTCAGTCATTGGCCGGCGCTGTCCAGGTGGACGCCCGCGTACCTGAG GGAGAAGGTGGGCTCCAAGGTCATCAGCGTGGCGGTGACCCCCAACGGTTACGCCGACGCCATCAAAGACAATCGATTCGTGACGCCCGAGGAACGACGTATGTGCTTTTCCTCCGTGCTCGACATCATCCAAGGAAAG GTGAAGGAGCGCGGCGTGTTCTACATTCAGAAGCAGTGCTCCAACCTGCTGGAGGAGCTGCCCGAGCTGACGGCTGACATGGAAGCGCACATCGGCTGGATGAGTACAGCCATGG GAAAGTCGCCAGACGCCGTCAACTTCTGGCTCGGAGAGGCCGACGCGATCACCTCCC TGCACAAAGATCCTTATGAGAACATTTACTGCGTCATCTCTGGACAGAAGGACTTCATCCTGCTGCCGCCCACCGACAGACCCTTCGTCCCGTATG GCCTATACCAGCCTGCGGTTTACCGGCAGAAGGAAGACGGTGACTTTGAGGTGGTGGACCAGAGCGATGGTGAAAAGGTGCGTTCGGGCGCTGGGTGGCTTGGTGGCTCCCGCAATCTCTCTGACACTTTGGCCCGCCGCTGCGGCCAGCTGCCGTGGATCCCCGTAGACCCGCTGGATCCAGACCTAGAGCGCTACCCCTCGTACGCGCGAGCGCAGCCGCTCCACTGCAGCGTGAAGGCGGGAGAGATGCTCTACCTGCCGTCCTTGTGGTTCCACCACGTGAGACAGTCGCACGGCTGCATCGCAG TGAACTTCTGGTACGACATGGACTTTGACATCAAGTACAACTACTTCTCGCTCCTGGACGACATCACAACCATCACCTCCCAACACTGA
- the jmjd7 gene encoding bifunctional peptidase and (3S)-lysyl hydroxylase JMJD7 isoform X2, whose product MVDMDAVKERLAHFALEAHAGFNVADLYLNKSVPYVDGPPEPLHFYRQWIAPNKPCIIRNAFSHWPALSRWTPAYLREKVGSKVISVAVTPNGYADAIKDNRFVTPEERRMCFSSVLDIIQGKVKERGVFYIQKQCSNLLEELPELTADMEAHIGWMSTAMGKSPDAVNFWLGEADAITSLHKDPYENIYCVISGQKDFILLPPTDRPFVPYGLYQPAVYRQKEDGDFEVVDQSDGEKLPWIPVDPLDPDLERYPSYARAQPLHCSVKAGEMLYLPSLWFHHVRQSHGCIAVNFWYDMDFDIKYNYFSLLDDITTITSQH is encoded by the exons ATGGTTGACATGGACGCCGTGAAGGAACGACTAGCTCATTTCGCATTAGAAGCTCACG CTGGATTTAACGTTGCAGATTTGTATTTGAACAAATCGGTGCCGTATGTTGACGGCCCACCCGAGCCGCTTCACTTTTACCGCCAATGGATTGCTCCCAACAAGCCGTGCATTATACGAAACGCCTTCAGTCATTGGCCGGCGCTGTCCAGGTGGACGCCCGCGTACCTGAG GGAGAAGGTGGGCTCCAAGGTCATCAGCGTGGCGGTGACCCCCAACGGTTACGCCGACGCCATCAAAGACAATCGATTCGTGACGCCCGAGGAACGACGTATGTGCTTTTCCTCCGTGCTCGACATCATCCAAGGAAAG GTGAAGGAGCGCGGCGTGTTCTACATTCAGAAGCAGTGCTCCAACCTGCTGGAGGAGCTGCCCGAGCTGACGGCTGACATGGAAGCGCACATCGGCTGGATGAGTACAGCCATGG GAAAGTCGCCAGACGCCGTCAACTTCTGGCTCGGAGAGGCCGACGCGATCACCTCCC TGCACAAAGATCCTTATGAGAACATTTACTGCGTCATCTCTGGACAGAAGGACTTCATCCTGCTGCCGCCCACCGACAGACCCTTCGTCCCGTATG GCCTATACCAGCCTGCGGTTTACCGGCAGAAGGAAGACGGTGACTTTGAGGTGGTGGACCAGAGCGATGGTGAAAAG CTGCCGTGGATCCCCGTAGACCCGCTGGATCCAGACCTAGAGCGCTACCCCTCGTACGCGCGAGCGCAGCCGCTCCACTGCAGCGTGAAGGCGGGAGAGATGCTCTACCTGCCGTCCTTGTGGTTCCACCACGTGAGACAGTCGCACGGCTGCATCGCAG TGAACTTCTGGTACGACATGGACTTTGACATCAAGTACAACTACTTCTCGCTCCTGGACGACATCACAACCATCACCTCCCAACACTGA
- the jmjd7 gene encoding bifunctional peptidase and (3S)-lysyl hydroxylase JMJD7 isoform X3 encodes MVDMDAVKERLAHFALEAHDLYLNKSVPYVDGPPEPLHFYRQWIAPNKPCIIRNAFSHWPALSRWTPAYLREKVGSKVISVAVTPNGYADAIKDNRFVTPEERRMCFSSVLDIIQGKVKERGVFYIQKQCSNLLEELPELTADMEAHIGWMSTAMGKSPDAVNFWLGEADAITSLHKDPYENIYCVISGQKDFILLPPTDRPFVPYGLYQPAVYRQKEDGDFEVVDQSDGEKLPWIPVDPLDPDLERYPSYARAQPLHCSVKAGEMLYLPSLWFHHVRQSHGCIAVNFWYDMDFDIKYNYFSLLDDITTITSQH; translated from the exons ATGGTTGACATGGACGCCGTGAAGGAACGACTAGCTCATTTCGCATTAGAAGCTCACG ATTTGTATTTGAACAAATCGGTGCCGTATGTTGACGGCCCACCCGAGCCGCTTCACTTTTACCGCCAATGGATTGCTCCCAACAAGCCGTGCATTATACGAAACGCCTTCAGTCATTGGCCGGCGCTGTCCAGGTGGACGCCCGCGTACCTGAG GGAGAAGGTGGGCTCCAAGGTCATCAGCGTGGCGGTGACCCCCAACGGTTACGCCGACGCCATCAAAGACAATCGATTCGTGACGCCCGAGGAACGACGTATGTGCTTTTCCTCCGTGCTCGACATCATCCAAGGAAAG GTGAAGGAGCGCGGCGTGTTCTACATTCAGAAGCAGTGCTCCAACCTGCTGGAGGAGCTGCCCGAGCTGACGGCTGACATGGAAGCGCACATCGGCTGGATGAGTACAGCCATGG GAAAGTCGCCAGACGCCGTCAACTTCTGGCTCGGAGAGGCCGACGCGATCACCTCCC TGCACAAAGATCCTTATGAGAACATTTACTGCGTCATCTCTGGACAGAAGGACTTCATCCTGCTGCCGCCCACCGACAGACCCTTCGTCCCGTATG GCCTATACCAGCCTGCGGTTTACCGGCAGAAGGAAGACGGTGACTTTGAGGTGGTGGACCAGAGCGATGGTGAAAAG CTGCCGTGGATCCCCGTAGACCCGCTGGATCCAGACCTAGAGCGCTACCCCTCGTACGCGCGAGCGCAGCCGCTCCACTGCAGCGTGAAGGCGGGAGAGATGCTCTACCTGCCGTCCTTGTGGTTCCACCACGTGAGACAGTCGCACGGCTGCATCGCAG TGAACTTCTGGTACGACATGGACTTTGACATCAAGTACAACTACTTCTCGCTCCTGGACGACATCACAACCATCACCTCCCAACACTGA
- the fbxo34 gene encoding F-box only protein 34 isoform X1, with product MHIKQLRSGLCVDVSGFRTPPRNGRCPLSAIPGNTLSTRGSPPPLRCPAKDDPDALLDVCAVIKPGHVREKIALFASDPGSLCANRAPSTRPAKVKGSWRENNDGKRRRRSGATRTLRRDSDSLPGNRLPADASTPSLEQKVSVGAIVAFLEERRSGTGFAGTGFTVTRTPPLPEDTESVRVSDVVAKIECLQRRNVGGVSTSPRIWARHVRVTVCPVCPAPSPPSSPSFDAWDSDPIERSRSPSSAGIALPPPSLEETEPLPGLLFLSTPPYILSDEATAAEQKRASDDFAEIRQRLSELLEPPVTLATLPQDVLLGIFVLLPTRSLAALKCTCSYFKLVIENYGVRPADSLWVADPRYHNDPCKKCKRRYGRGDVSLCRWHHKPYCQALPFGPGFWLCCHRLRRDAPGCNMGLHDNRWVPTLHS from the coding sequence ATGCACATCAAGCAACTGCGTTCCGGGCTGTGCGTGGACGTGTCAGGGTTCCGCACGCCTCCCCGCAACGGCCGTTGCCCCCTCAGTGCCATCCCAGGCAACACGCTTAGTACACGAGGCAGCCCACCACCGCTACGTTgtccggccaaagatgatcccGACGCCCTGCTGGATGTGTGCGCCGTCATCAAGCCGGGCCACGTCCGTGAGAAGATTGCCCTCTTCGCTTCGGACCCGGGTTCATTATGCGCAAACCGTGCCCCCTCAACGCGGCCAGCGAAGGTGAAGGGCAGCTGGCGGGAAAATAACGACGGCAAGCGACGAAGGCGGTCCGGCGCTACCAGAACCCTCCGGCGGGACTCAGATAGCCTGCCTGGAAACAGGCTGCCCGCCGATGCCTCCACCCCAAGTTTGGAGCAGAAGGTGTCAGTGGGTGCCATAGTTGCGTTCCTGGAGGAGCGCCGCAGCGGCACCGGGTTCGCCGGCACCGGGTTCACCGTCACCCGAACGCCGCCCCTCCCGGAGGACACGGAGAGCGTGCGTGTATCGGACGTGGTCGCCAAGATTGAGTGTCTGCAGCGTCGCAACGTGGGTGGCGTGTCCACAAGCCCAAGGATATGGGCGAGGCACGTGCGGGTCACCGTCTGTCCCGTCTGTCCCGCTCCGTCCCCTCCATCCTCGCCATCGTTTGATGCTTGGGACAGCGACCCGATCGAACGCTCCCGGTCACCTTCTTCAGCCGGCATCGCGCTTCCACCGCCTTCGCTGGAGGAGACGGAGCCCCTTCCCGGGTTGTTGTTTCTGTCCACGCCACCTTACATCCTTTCAGACGAGGCGACGGCAGCGGAGCAGAAACGGGCATCGGATGACTTTGCGGAGATAAGACAGCGGCTGAGCGAGCTCCTGGAGCCGCCGGTCACTCTGGCCACACTGCCGCAGGATGTGCTGTTGGGCATCTTTGTGCTGCTGCCCACCCGCAGCCTAGCGGCGCTCAAGTGCACGTGTAGCTACTTCAAGCTGGTCATCGAGAACTACGGTGTCCGTCCCGCCGATTCCCTGTGGGTGGCAGACCCCCGTTACCACAACGACCCCTGCAAGAAGTGCAAGCGGCGCTACGGGCGCGGTGACGTGTCGTTGTGCCGCTGGCACCACAAGCCGTACTGCCAGGCGCTGCCCTTTGGGCCCGGCTTCTGGCTGTGCTGCCACCGCCTACGCAGGGACGCCCCCGGTTGCAACATGGGGCTCCACGACAACCGCTGGGTGCCCACCTTGCACAGCTGA